The Microplitis demolitor isolate Queensland-Clemson2020A chromosome 9, iyMicDemo2.1a, whole genome shotgun sequence genomic sequence AACCACAGCTCGACTCAGTACCCGGATGCTGCGCATGCTGTTGCTGAGTTGCCAGGAAAGGGGTCAGTGAGTGTCAGCTCTGCGGTCAATGACAGCGGCTGGCTCAATGGGGAATTCTTGGAGACGATCCAGAAACGCGGGGCCGCAGTGATCGCCGCGCGCAAAATGTCATCAGCGATGTCTGCTGCCAAAGCCGCCGGGGACCACATGAGGGACTGGTGGTTCGGAACGAAACCCGGGCAATGGGTTTCCATGGGCGTCGTCTCTGACGGCAGCTATGGAATCCCCAAGGACATCGTCTTCTCATTCCCGGTTACTGTCAAGGACAAAAAGTTTGAAATCGTTCAGGGATTGGAGATCAGCGAGTTTGCGAGGTCTAAATTGGGCATCACTTCCAAGGAGCTGGAGGAAGAACGAGCTGAAGCCCACCAGGTTCTTATGCCATGACTATTTGATGACAAGTCGAACAAATCACCAGTGTGTGTTACATGTAGATTGTAATCTGTTGTTATCctcaatttgttttaatttatttatgataaattgaaatattaccCAGTGAtgtataattatcatattttttaaacatatcaGAGGccaaatttatgttatttactttcgttttattattaaacactaatcttatttttttctctacggGTCAAAGATTCCAAATCTACAGAAtgatatgatttattttttcattttattgtttaaataaaaatgtataaacaataaatatatattggaatgaataaatagtttaaatgaATGAGTtgcttgaatttttatcatattaccCAGCAATTTGTTGTCAATTTAGATACAGGAGCTGGGATTCTCATAAGGACGCcaattttataagaaagttTCTTACAATTTCCAGCTGcaatatgatgaaaatatgcCAGAAAGTTCTTGTCAAATTGATGTCAAATTATTGTTCCCTGAGTTATTGCCATCAACTGTTACGCAGTTGCAAGAATGTTGACAATAAATTGCAGTATCAGTTACAAAGGCTGAAGTTGTCATCAACTAAATTTCAACTTTCCCAGAAAGTTTCGAAGAATCTGCAGCTGTAATATGAAGaaaatttgacagaaaaagttCTCATCAAATTGCTGACAACAtacttttctaattaattgTCAACTATATCACGGTTACAGAACTTGTCGGCATTTGGATGCTCATTTTTGAGAAAGTTAGCAACAAGTTGCTGCATCATTCACAAAAGCCGTTATTGATTCATTGCAAATTGTCAgcaattttctgagaaagttaaCAACAATTTGCAAAGGCTGAAATTGGCATCAATTGATCACAAATTGACAGCAATTTATTAACCAGAAAAATGTTGACATccaaaagttaaattttcattgtaaGTAAAAGTTATCAACTTGCACAATTTTGACGGTAGATAGCGCTGCGAATTGAgtcttttaaattcaatatctcgTCGGAAAGTGGCGCCtatgcaaaaataataatcgtggAGTATAGGAGGTATAGGATATGAGTATATTGTAGCCCCCGAAGCTGTCATACGCCAGTTTCTTTCTCAGTTAAGCGTCGTCGTGTAAGTTCCGTGTTGATCGGCGTTTGCCTACAGCACAAATTACAAAAGTCATATCATTATTTTCGCTCAATGTTACTTAAAATCTCAATTAAAACAACAAACTCAAAATACTCGGTAATTCCATCAACcatggaatttatttataaaataaccacTCATATACCTCAATAAAAATCAATCCAATAGCTCCAactttaatcaaataaattttaatattttaaaaaaaaccaccaacattaataataaaaaatataaatatcaatatcaataataataaataaccaaGTGATTAAATTTCGTTGCCCATGGAACGAAATAGtggattgaaaaataaaatccatcgatcagatcatcatcatcatcatcaactcAACATCATCAGTAGCATCAGTAGCCATTACCCGGTGTTTGTTACAAACACGCGGAGACATCAACGTTTTAGAAAAAGGCGGGTacgtgataaaaatatatagttttattaattaaccaccatcaatatatatatataaacgtatgtatagatatgtttatttaaaaagtggaCCAAGTACTAAAATGGTTATGTCCAGATTAAACCCAGTTCGCTTAAAAGGATCTAAAAGTAACCGTGGACTAGACGTCGAGTGTTGCTGGTGCTGGTggtgatcaataaaaaaaaaaaaaaaaaaaaaaaccaacaacaaaatatatataaaataagtgtataaaaaaaatgagctcTATGATCTACACCCTCTATGGGTTCGCAATATTTTTCATGGTCTTCTGGTTGGGAATGTGGTGCGTCCATATACTGGCGTTGATAACCGCCCGGTGCAAACTCCACCGTAAGCCGACCGCGGTCCAGCTGCCCTCGAGCTACGAGGTCCCGTTGATGGGAGTGTCGATAATAAAACCGCTGATGGGAGTCGACTCTAACCTCTACAACAACCTGGAGACGTTTTTCACCTTGGACTACCCGATCTACGAGCTGCTGTTCTGCGTCGAGGACAAGCAGGACCCGGTCCTGGTCCTCATTCGCAAATTAATAGACAAGTATCCCCAGATCGAGACGCGTTTGTTCATTGGGGGATGTAGGGTCGGAGTAAACCCAAAGATAAATAACATGTACCCGGCTTACGAGGCTGCCAAGTATGAGCTGATACTGATAAGCGACAGCGGGATCAGGATGAAGGAGGACACGCTACTGGACATGGTCAGATACATGAGCGACAACGTGGCTCTGGTCCACCAGCTGCCGTTCACTTACGAGCAGCGCGAGGGATTCGCTGCTGCTTATGAGAAAATTTACTTCGGGACTGTCCAGTCGCGCATGTACTTGGCCGCGGATTTGCTCAACATAAACTGTCACACTGGGATGTCTGCGCTGATAAGGAAGTCGCCTTTGGACGAGGTCGGGGGACTCAAGACCTTCGGAGTCTACTTGGCGGAGGATTTTTTCTACGCAAAGTCCCTGGTGGACCGCGGGTGGAAGATCACCGTCTGCTCGCAGCCTGCGATGCAGAACAGCGGGCAGTGCGAGTTGAATTTGTTCCAAGCGAGACTGCGGAGGTGGGCGAAGCTCAGGGTCGCGATGCTGCCCACGACTATTATTCTTGAACCCTTGAGTGAGTGCTTTATTTTAGGGGCATGTGCGTCTTGGGCCGCGGCTGTACTCTTCGAGTGGGACTCACTGgttttttatcttattcaCATTTTGATGTGGTTCATGTTGGACTGGACGTTGTTGTGTATCGTGCAGAATAGTCCGTTGCCACTTAACAAATTGGAGTTTTTGTTCGGGTGGTTCCTCAATGAGACCATAAGACCCTACTTGTTCATACAGGCGGTCTTGGACCCGCTTATTCAGTGGAGGTCGAGGGTCTACAAGCTAAAATGGGGAGGATTGGCTGAAGAAGTCAAGGCTAAGGTTAAATACTAgctatagttttattttatttattaattgtattgttttttttttttagtggcaATGCAGcagactagaattttttttttgcatgaaaACTTttggattataaataaaaaaattcaggagATGAAAGTGcgcatttttcattttgacgTCTGCTGCattcatggtttttttttttttttttttttttttttttaatgatactgaagttagacggcaaataatttttgatttgaaaaaaattaaaaattgcacttgttttttaattttctacgtgtgcatatttttagttttttttttttttggagtagatttgggaaaaaaagttgataattgtcgactaacttcaggatcattttgTAATTACTCAAGTTCATTGGGTAGCAAGACTTTGTAATTaacttgtgataaaaaaattatttatctatttttcagTTACTCCGCCtatttttactgataattaCTCGGTAATTTGGAAGTGGGCTGGGCTTGTtggtcataaaaaaatgaaaaatgtttttttttagtttgaaatttttctactaagcggtaaaaaaatatggcgTAGTAAAAGTactccagttttttttttttaataatttttgtttaaaacaaaaatacaaaaataatttgtttttcaaatcaaaattcaaaaaaatttctcatatttttgtttgatgaaaattcaaaaaattcctcattttttttttcaaattaaaattcaaaaaattcctCATTTCTTTCCAAATTGAAATTCGAAATAATtcctcatattattttttttttttaatgaaaattccaaaaatttctcatttttttcaaattaaaattcaaaaaattccgcataatttaaaaaattgaaattcaaaaaattcctcatatttttttaaaattaaaattcaaaaaattcctcatattttttaaaaattaaaattcaaaaaaattccttatattttttaaaattttcgtttccataaaaatgaaaaaaaatctcaaaaattaaaaaattttttatgatcaaaAATAAAGCGagtcctaaaaaaaaaattataaaataatttgaagttTAATCGCTTctacatcaataataaattattgagctATCAGacttttaattactcaatCGCAGAACAAAAATGTCTGTaaaaatgactattttttttttactgcatttaatttttaacgtaaaatatttatttaagataaaagtaattaataatttaaagcgatcaattaaatgaacaaattaataataataaactaaagtATTAATGTCTTGCtaccaaataatttatttcctcGCAGCTAAttgcattaaattttagacgctaattgtaatatatatatataaataaatataaatatatattatgactGATTTATACAATTAACTCGCATAATGTCTTCATACGCAGTACAACCAGTTATtagtgtaatttataaataattaaattaaaaaattagttaatttataattattaaatatatataatagattaattaataataatttaattaacatttttttcgattttttaaatttataaatccaaATAAACGATACAcgtttatttcatttattattaatatttaattaacacgctgattattttctcattcaaaaaattcataaatatatatatatatatatatatatatatatatacaaatatacagaaaaaaaaaatttcccaacccaagtaaaattttaattttcaattcatgataaaaaaaattttcgcgagAAATTTTctcg encodes the following:
- the LOC103578642 gene encoding ceramide glucosyltransferase-B — protein: MSSMIYTLYGFAIFFMVFWLGMWCVHILALITARCKLHRKPTAVQLPSSYEVPLMGVSIIKPLMGVDSNLYNNLETFFTLDYPIYELLFCVEDKQDPVLVLIRKLIDKYPQIETRLFIGGCRVGVNPKINNMYPAYEAAKYELILISDSGIRMKEDTLLDMVRYMSDNVALVHQLPFTYEQREGFAAAYEKIYFGTVQSRMYLAADLLNINCHTGMSALIRKSPLDEVGGLKTFGVYLAEDFFYAKSLVDRGWKITVCSQPAMQNSGQCELNLFQARLRRWAKLRVAMLPTTIILEPLSECFILGACASWAAAVLFEWDSLVFYLIHILMWFMLDWTLLCIVQNSPLPLNKLEFLFGWFLNETIRPYLFIQAVLDPLIQWRSRVYKLKWGGLAEEVKAKWQCSRLEFFFCMKTFGL